In Streptomyces sclerotialus, one genomic interval encodes:
- the pcrA gene encoding DNA helicase PcrA — MSSLFDDSFLADLEPKDEEPPPPEDEDRPAAEEVPHDLFGGRYDAPAPRDAYYRDGAARPAVDPAALLEGLNDQQKAAVVHSGGALLIVAGAGSGKTRVLTHRIAHLLGARGVHPGQILAITFTNKAAGEMKERVEELVGPRANAMWVSTFHSACVRILRRESKKLGFTSSFSIYDAADSKRLMALVCRDLDLDPKRFPPKSFSAKISNLKNELIDHEDFAATAADGFEKTLAEAYTMYQARLREANALDFDDIIMTTVNLLQAFPDVADHYRRRFRHVLVDEYQDTNHAQYTLVRELVGPGTPEVPAAELCVVGDADQSIYAFRGATIRNILQFEEDYPDATTILLEQNYRSSQTILSAANAVIERNENRRPKNLWTDAGTGPKITGYVADTEHDEAQFVADEIDRLTDAGETRAGDVAIFYRTNAQSRVFEEVFIRVGLPYKVVGGVRFYERKEVRDVLAYLRVLANPEDAVPLRRILNVPKRGIGDRAEAMIEALALREKITFPQALRRVDEAYGMAARSANAVKRFNTLMEELRTIAESGAGPATVLEAVLERTGYLAELQASTDPQDETRIENLQELAAVALEFEQDRAETETSGAAAPGPGTLSDFLEQVALVADSDQIPDEDEEGTGVITLMTLHTAKGLEFPTVFLTGMEDGVFPHMRALGQTKELEEERRLAYVGITRAQERLYLTRSTMRSAWGQPQYNPQSRFLEEIPDEYVEWKRTGPATPSASMGGLSSGLSGGGFGSSVTSSRSKAGPSGFATRRAKDRQVVALAIGDRVSHDSFGLGTVVGVKGSGDNAEATIDFGGEKPKRLLLRYAPVEKL; from the coding sequence ATGAGCAGCCTCTTTGACGACAGCTTCCTGGCGGACCTCGAGCCCAAGGACGAGGAGCCGCCGCCTCCCGAGGACGAGGACCGTCCGGCAGCGGAGGAGGTGCCGCACGACCTCTTCGGCGGCCGCTACGACGCACCCGCGCCGAGGGACGCGTACTACCGCGACGGCGCCGCCCGCCCGGCGGTCGACCCGGCCGCGCTGCTGGAGGGGCTGAACGACCAGCAGAAGGCCGCCGTCGTGCACAGCGGCGGCGCGCTGCTCATCGTCGCGGGCGCCGGCTCCGGCAAGACCCGCGTCCTCACGCACCGCATCGCGCATCTGCTCGGCGCACGCGGCGTCCACCCCGGCCAGATCCTCGCGATCACGTTCACGAACAAGGCCGCGGGCGAGATGAAGGAGCGCGTGGAGGAGCTGGTCGGCCCGCGCGCCAACGCCATGTGGGTCTCCACCTTCCACAGCGCCTGCGTGCGCATCCTGCGCCGCGAGTCCAAGAAGCTGGGCTTCACGTCGTCGTTCTCGATCTACGACGCCGCCGACTCCAAGCGGCTGATGGCCCTGGTCTGCCGCGATCTGGACCTGGACCCCAAGCGCTTCCCGCCCAAGTCCTTCAGTGCGAAGATCTCCAACCTCAAGAACGAGCTCATCGACCACGAGGACTTCGCCGCGACGGCCGCGGACGGCTTCGAGAAGACCCTGGCCGAGGCGTACACGATGTACCAGGCACGGCTGCGCGAGGCCAACGCCCTGGACTTCGACGACATCATCATGACGACGGTGAACCTCCTCCAGGCGTTCCCGGACGTCGCGGACCACTACCGCCGCCGCTTCCGGCACGTCCTGGTCGACGAGTACCAGGACACCAACCACGCCCAGTACACCCTCGTGCGCGAGCTGGTGGGCCCCGGGACGCCCGAGGTGCCCGCCGCCGAGCTGTGCGTCGTCGGCGACGCCGACCAGTCGATCTACGCCTTCCGCGGCGCCACGATCCGGAACATCCTCCAGTTCGAGGAGGACTACCCGGACGCGACCACGATCCTGCTGGAGCAGAACTACCGCTCCTCGCAGACGATCCTCTCGGCCGCCAACGCCGTCATCGAGCGCAACGAGAACCGCCGCCCGAAGAACCTCTGGACGGACGCCGGCACCGGCCCGAAGATCACCGGCTATGTCGCCGACACCGAGCACGACGAGGCGCAGTTCGTCGCCGACGAGATCGACCGGCTGACGGACGCGGGCGAGACCAGGGCCGGCGACGTCGCGATCTTCTACCGCACCAACGCCCAGTCCCGTGTCTTCGAAGAGGTCTTCATCCGGGTCGGGCTGCCCTACAAGGTCGTCGGCGGCGTGCGGTTCTACGAGCGCAAGGAGGTCCGGGATGTCCTCGCGTACCTGCGCGTGCTGGCCAACCCCGAGGACGCCGTCCCGCTGCGCCGCATCCTGAACGTGCCCAAGCGCGGCATCGGCGACCGCGCCGAGGCCATGATCGAGGCGCTCGCGCTGCGCGAGAAGATCACCTTCCCGCAGGCGCTGCGCCGCGTCGACGAGGCGTACGGCATGGCCGCCCGCTCCGCGAACGCCGTCAAGCGCTTCAACACGCTCATGGAGGAGCTGCGGACCATCGCGGAGTCCGGCGCCGGGCCCGCGACCGTCCTGGAAGCGGTCCTGGAGCGTACGGGCTATCTGGCCGAGCTCCAGGCGTCCACGGACCCGCAGGACGAGACCCGGATCGAGAACCTCCAGGAGCTCGCGGCGGTCGCCCTCGAATTCGAGCAGGACCGCGCCGAGACGGAGACATCAGGGGCCGCCGCCCCGGGACCCGGCACGCTCTCCGACTTCCTGGAGCAGGTCGCCCTGGTCGCCGACTCCGACCAGATCCCCGACGAGGACGAGGAGGGCACGGGCGTCATCACGCTCATGACCCTGCACACCGCCAAGGGCCTGGAGTTCCCGACCGTCTTCCTGACCGGCATGGAGGACGGCGTCTTCCCGCACATGCGCGCGCTCGGCCAGACCAAGGAGCTGGAGGAGGAGCGGCGGCTGGCGTACGTCGGCATCACCCGCGCCCAGGAGCGGCTCTACCTCACCCGCTCCACGATGCGCAGCGCCTGGGGCCAGCCCCAGTACAACCCGCAGTCCCGCTTCCTGGAGGAGATCCCGGACGAGTACGTCGAATGGAAGCGGACCGGGCCGGCGACGCCGTCCGCCTCCATGGGCGGGCTCTCCTCGGGCCTGTCCGGCGGCGGCTTCGGTTCCTCGGTCACCTCCTCGCGGAGCAAGGCCGGGCCGAGCGGCTTCGCGACCCGGCGGGCGAAGGACCGGCAGGTGGTCGCGCTGGCCATCGGTGACCGCGTCTCGCACGACAGCTTCGGGCTCGGCACGGTCGTCGGGGTCAAGGGCAGCGGCGACAACGCCGAGGCGACGATCGACTTCGGCGGCGAGAAGCCGAAGCGGCTGCTGCTGCGGTACGCGCCGGTGGAGAAGCTGTAG